Proteins encoded by one window of Pseudobdellovibrionaceae bacterium:
- a CDS encoding LptF/LptG family permease, producing MIKRIDTYILTSFLTYFAVSLCVLLVLFLSVDLMSSLNRFEVGGTILLSYYINYLPWIAYHMAPISALLAMVFLMTRLVKSSELTALFASGYGLFRIIGSVLVFLVFLTVGMFWFGDQVMPTAMDKRYYIYYVEMKKDPNRYSKTRQKNIWYKTEDAIIHFNEILSPNNVAGVQLFFIDPESWMLQSHYEAKNLTLKDGFWVLADGQKSQYDKTSEKFQVSDFKEAVLPAVTQVEDMQVSGEATENLSLKDLRHLIRQNERIGLQNHDIKVIYWSKFSFVLTALILPLLGLSMTSVDRRGGNAFLGASIGGFMVLAYWILYSSTLSIGKAGFIPPFAAAFMVPMLGFILIAALIQRVLK from the coding sequence GTGATTAAACGTATTGATACCTACATTCTGACAAGCTTTTTGACCTATTTTGCGGTCTCTTTATGTGTGCTCTTAGTGCTGTTTTTATCTGTGGATTTGATGTCTAGTCTTAATAGATTCGAGGTGGGAGGAACTATCCTGCTTTCGTACTACATCAATTATTTACCTTGGATCGCTTATCATATGGCCCCCATTTCTGCTTTGTTAGCCATGGTTTTTTTGATGACAAGGCTAGTAAAGTCTAGTGAGCTGACCGCCCTCTTTGCCTCTGGTTACGGACTTTTTCGTATTATAGGGTCGGTCTTAGTTTTTTTAGTGTTTCTTACAGTAGGAATGTTTTGGTTTGGCGACCAAGTGATGCCAACAGCCATGGATAAGCGTTATTACATTTATTATGTCGAGATGAAAAAAGACCCTAATCGTTATTCTAAAACTCGTCAGAAGAACATCTGGTACAAAACTGAAGATGCCATCATTCATTTTAATGAAATTTTAAGCCCTAATAATGTGGCTGGGGTGCAGTTATTTTTTATTGATCCAGAAAGCTGGATGCTGCAAAGCCATTACGAAGCCAAAAATCTGACTCTCAAGGATGGGTTTTGGGTTCTGGCTGATGGGCAGAAATCGCAATACGACAAGACCTCAGAAAAGTTTCAGGTGAGCGATTTCAAAGAGGCTGTGCTGCCTGCAGTAACACAAGTCGAAGACATGCAAGTCAGTGGTGAAGCCACAGAAAACCTAAGTCTGAAGGACCTACGGCATCTGATTCGACAGAATGAACGCATTGGACTGCAAAACCATGACATTAAGGTGATCTATTGGAGCAAATTTTCTTTTGTCCTCACAGCCTTAATCCTCCCACTCCTAGGACTCTCCATGACTTCCGTAGATCGCAGAGGAGGCAACGCCTTTTTAGGAGCCTCCATCGGCGGCTTTATGGTTCTTGCTTATTGGATTTTATACAGCTCCACCTTGTCTATAGGAAAAGCCGGTTTCATCCCACCTTTTGCCGCCGCTTTTATGGTCCCTATGTTAGGCTTTATCTTAATAGCAGCGTTGATTCAAAGAGTCCTCAAGTGA
- the def gene encoding peptide deformylase has product MAVLEVLLYPDPRLRRKAKPIEAVTPEIQKIAEDMLETMYQYKGIGLAATQVGLEIRILVIDTRPRDDKDRYEQDGMTELEKQVAQPLVIINPEIVEQKGESTFDEGCLSIPGYFETVKRPEYVEINALNEKGEKINIKTDGLLATCIQHEIDHLDGKLFIDRLSVVRATRLKNKIKKNGYPDPDEEAAEEAEA; this is encoded by the coding sequence ATGGCAGTATTAGAAGTATTATTATATCCAGATCCGCGTTTAAGAAGAAAAGCTAAACCTATTGAAGCAGTGACTCCTGAAATCCAAAAGATTGCTGAGGACATGCTTGAGACTATGTACCAGTATAAAGGTATTGGTCTTGCTGCTACACAAGTCGGTTTAGAAATTCGTATTTTAGTGATTGATACACGTCCTCGTGATGACAAAGATAGATATGAACAAGATGGAATGACTGAACTTGAAAAGCAAGTGGCTCAGCCTCTAGTCATTATCAATCCCGAGATTGTGGAACAAAAAGGCGAGTCTACATTTGATGAAGGTTGTTTAAGTATTCCTGGATATTTTGAAACTGTAAAACGCCCAGAATATGTCGAGATCAATGCCCTGAATGAGAAAGGGGAAAAGATCAATATCAAAACCGATGGGCTTTTAGCCACTTGTATTCAACATGAGATTGATCATTTGGATGGAAAGCTTTTTATTGATCGTTTAAGTGTGGTTCGTGCCACTCGTTTGAAAAATAAGATCAAAAAGAATGGTTATCCTGATCCTGATGAAGAGGCGGCAGAGGAAGCTGAAGCTTAG
- the fmt gene encoding methionyl-tRNA formyltransferase, whose product MIRTVFFGTPEFAVPTLEALVEDSRFEVVHVISQPDRPAGRKMRLTPSIVKARALELGLPVTTPEKCNTPEFLEFFKTLNADLAVVVAFGQILPQKLLDVLDQKFVNLHGSLLPRWRGAAPIQRSIMAGDLKTGVSLQVMVKKLDAGDVISEVATLIEPNENAISLHDRLSLLGARLVQDTLPQYCAGEIAPTAQDESLVTYAHKIEKSESEMDWNLPAKQIHQNLRGLALGPGAFCMFKGKKLKIHKALVISGNSDQKLGCISMVEAQSFSVQTGEGQLQVLEVQPESRSKMDVKAFMLGNPLELGLALA is encoded by the coding sequence ATGATCAGAACCGTTTTTTTTGGTACGCCTGAATTTGCTGTTCCCACTCTTGAAGCTTTAGTCGAAGACTCGCGGTTTGAGGTGGTGCATGTGATCAGCCAACCTGATCGCCCTGCGGGTCGAAAGATGCGGCTGACTCCGTCCATCGTCAAGGCCAGAGCGTTAGAGTTAGGGCTTCCTGTGACCACTCCTGAAAAGTGCAATACACCTGAATTTCTAGAATTTTTTAAAACTCTTAATGCTGATTTGGCTGTGGTTGTGGCTTTTGGTCAGATTTTGCCACAAAAACTGTTGGATGTTTTGGATCAGAAATTTGTAAACTTACATGGCTCTCTACTACCTAGATGGCGTGGAGCGGCTCCCATTCAGCGTTCGATCATGGCGGGGGATTTAAAAACGGGTGTGAGTCTGCAAGTCATGGTCAAAAAATTAGATGCAGGGGATGTGATCAGCGAAGTGGCCACTTTAATTGAACCTAATGAAAATGCCATCTCTTTACACGATCGTTTGTCCTTATTGGGGGCGCGGTTGGTGCAAGACACTTTACCGCAATACTGTGCGGGTGAGATCGCTCCCACGGCACAAGATGAGTCTTTGGTGACTTATGCGCATAAGATTGAAAAGTCAGAGTCTGAAATGGATTGGAATTTGCCAGCCAAACAGATTCATCAGAATTTAAGAGGATTGGCATTGGGCCCTGGAGCCTTTTGTATGTTTAAAGGAAAAAAGTTAAAAATTCATAAAGCTCTGGTGATTTCAGGAAATTCAGATCAGAAGCTAGGATGTATTTCGATGGTCGAAGCCCAGTCCTTCAGTGTTCAAACAGGGGAAGGGCAACTGCAAGTGCTTGAAGTTCAGCCCGAATCTAGATCCAAAATGGATGTAAAAGCCTTCATGTTAGGCAATCCTTTGGAATTAGGGCTGGCTTTAGCTTAA
- the rpe gene encoding ribulose-phosphate 3-epimerase, with protein MKPFLIAPSILSSDFSKLGEEVQNVLHAGADWIHVDVMDGHFVPNLTIGAPVVKSLRPTTGAILDVHLMIETPEKYIPDFVKAGSDCITIHVEATKDPAAVLKSIKEQGVKAGITLRPKTPLSDIVPFLPLVDLVLVMTVEPGFGGQSFMQDQVEKINRLAELRNSNSWTYLIEVDGGINDQTAKECTQADVLVAGNFIFKGDYKKNIAALKAISRH; from the coding sequence ATGAAACCTTTTTTAATTGCTCCCAGTATTTTGTCTTCAGACTTTTCCAAGTTAGGTGAAGAAGTTCAGAACGTTTTACATGCAGGTGCGGATTGGATTCATGTGGATGTGATGGATGGGCACTTTGTTCCTAATTTGACGATTGGGGCCCCTGTGGTCAAAAGTTTGCGCCCCACTACAGGTGCAATTTTAGATGTGCATTTGATGATTGAGACTCCAGAAAAGTATATTCCTGATTTTGTGAAAGCGGGTTCTGATTGTATTACCATTCATGTGGAAGCCACTAAAGATCCTGCAGCCGTGCTTAAGAGCATTAAAGAGCAAGGAGTCAAAGCGGGGATCACGCTTCGACCTAAAACCCCACTTTCAGATATAGTGCCCTTTTTGCCTTTAGTAGATTTAGTGTTAGTGATGACAGTCGAACCAGGATTTGGTGGACAAAGCTTTATGCAGGATCAAGTGGAAAAGATCAATAGGCTGGCAGAACTTCGCAACTCAAACTCTTGGACGTATTTGATAGAAGTGGATGGGGGAATCAACGACCAAACTGCTAAAGAGTGCACTCAGGCCGATGTGCTTGTGGCGGGGAACTTTATTTTTAAAGGGGATTATAAAAAAAATATCGCGGCGTTAAAGGCCATTTCTAGACACTAA
- the hutH gene encoding histidine ammonia-lyase — MIRSHRVSGWQKRSKEKVSKINGGMMEVLKIDGHSLNYKDVWKVSEGLLKVEISESAKAEVLKSREYLENRMAGGEVMYGVNTGFGHFSDVRISDADLVELQKNLIRSHCCGVGTPFSKKQSRAIMLLRANALVRGHSGIRLVVIEKILEFLNADIIPVIPEQGSVGASGDLAPLSHLALGLIGEGEVWDEAGRDPLDVQTVLKQKAVTHLELKAKEGLSLINGCQVMTAVGLLALYQIEQLLKVADIAGSLTLEALRGSRNAFDPLIAATRPHPGEAITASNIRYLLGPTSEIAQSHEQCNRVQDAYSLRCIPAVHGATKDTFRTALKVLETEANSSTDNPLVFADNNKILSCGNFHGEPVAFQLDFMAIALSAMASMSECRVEKLINPAMSGLPAFLAPDGGLNSGMMIVQVACAALVSENKILSHPASVDSIPTSADKEDHVSMGTIASRKLQKVVNNATQVLAMEILCACQGLDMLAPLKPEGLMAKAMDVVRKEVPFADKDRVFAKDIQKIRCMIQDFKIVEAVDQGNLKI, encoded by the coding sequence ATGATTAGAAGTCATAGAGTCAGTGGTTGGCAAAAGCGAAGCAAAGAGAAAGTTTCTAAAATAAATGGGGGAATGATGGAAGTGTTAAAAATTGATGGTCATAGTTTAAACTATAAAGATGTTTGGAAGGTGTCGGAGGGTTTACTTAAAGTAGAGATCTCTGAATCTGCTAAGGCCGAAGTTTTAAAGTCCCGAGAATATTTAGAAAACCGTATGGCTGGTGGTGAAGTCATGTATGGGGTGAATACAGGTTTTGGTCATTTTTCTGATGTAAGAATCAGTGATGCGGATTTAGTTGAACTGCAAAAAAATTTGATACGTTCTCATTGTTGTGGTGTGGGGACTCCTTTTTCTAAAAAACAAAGCAGAGCTATTATGCTTTTAAGAGCCAACGCCTTAGTGCGTGGTCATAGTGGTATTCGTTTAGTGGTCATTGAAAAGATTCTTGAATTTTTAAATGCCGACATCATCCCCGTGATTCCTGAACAAGGCAGCGTGGGGGCCAGTGGAGACTTAGCTCCTTTATCTCATTTAGCTTTGGGGCTTATTGGTGAGGGCGAAGTATGGGATGAGGCAGGTCGTGACCCTTTAGATGTGCAAACCGTATTAAAACAAAAGGCAGTGACCCATCTTGAACTTAAAGCTAAAGAAGGGTTGTCTCTGATTAACGGATGCCAAGTGATGACGGCGGTGGGGCTTTTAGCTTTATATCAAATTGAACAATTATTAAAAGTAGCCGACATTGCGGGCTCACTTACCCTTGAAGCTTTAAGAGGTTCAAGAAATGCTTTTGATCCGCTTATTGCGGCCACTCGTCCTCATCCAGGTGAGGCGATCACCGCAAGTAATATAAGATACCTGCTTGGACCTACTTCAGAAATTGCACAAAGCCATGAGCAGTGCAACCGAGTGCAAGATGCCTATTCCTTAAGATGTATTCCTGCGGTGCATGGAGCTACTAAAGATACATTTAGAACAGCACTTAAAGTATTAGAAACAGAAGCGAACTCCAGTACGGATAATCCCCTAGTTTTTGCTGATAATAATAAAATTTTAAGCTGTGGAAACTTCCATGGTGAGCCCGTGGCCTTCCAATTAGATTTTATGGCTATTGCTTTAAGTGCTATGGCCAGTATGTCAGAGTGTCGAGTGGAAAAGCTCATCAATCCTGCTATGAGTGGTTTGCCTGCCTTCTTGGCTCCAGATGGTGGATTAAATAGCGGGATGATGATTGTGCAGGTGGCGTGTGCAGCACTAGTGAGTGAAAATAAAATTTTATCCCATCCTGCCTCAGTAGATAGTATTCCGACTTCTGCTGATAAAGAAGACCATGTGAGTATGGGAACCATCGCTTCTAGAAAACTACAAAAGGTCGTCAATAATGCCACACAGGTTTTGGCTATGGAGATTCTGTGTGCCTGTCAGGGACTGGATATGCTGGCTCCCTTAAAGCCAGAAGGTCTGATGGCTAAGGCTATGGATGTGGTTCGTAAAGAAGTCCCTTTTGCTGATAAAGATCGGGTGTTTGCCAAAGACATTCAGAAGATTCGTTGTATGATCCAAGACTTTAAAATTGTTGAAGCCGTAGATCAGGGGAACTTGAAAATTTAG
- a CDS encoding HNH endonuclease encodes MNLKHLTDDQLNSDLRKLVAEERTLLTTILYHLKEVEHRKLFVEYKCSSLFDYACRELKYSSDQAYRRIQAMRLLKQIPEVAPKINSGELSLSNINQAQRFFNENKISTKPEKLLVLKKLANKSVREGQKEILKLSPQKPLPQETQKQVSPTHTHVSFNMSEHLEQKLESLKSLLGPKAYNMSMAEFIETLADLASEKLQEKKFGKKRSAEGVSHQQSTISSSTTHDTDLILHKTSSSSCKKTTPPTLNVQGDLQQSTCHYKDHFNKNPRYISQKIKHYVWHRDKAQCTRCHSTTNLHLDHIKPVALGGQTHVHNLRLLCFHCNQRHRINMRLGG; translated from the coding sequence ATGAACTTAAAACACTTAACTGACGATCAACTGAATTCTGATTTAAGAAAACTAGTTGCAGAAGAAAGAACTCTCCTAACAACTATTCTGTATCATCTTAAAGAAGTAGAACATCGTAAACTTTTTGTGGAATATAAATGCAGTAGCTTATTTGATTATGCTTGCAGGGAACTTAAATACTCTTCAGATCAAGCCTATAGACGAATTCAAGCCATGAGACTTTTAAAGCAAATACCTGAAGTGGCTCCAAAGATTAACTCTGGTGAACTTAGTCTTTCTAATATCAATCAAGCTCAAAGGTTTTTTAATGAAAACAAAATCTCTACTAAACCCGAAAAGCTTCTAGTCCTTAAAAAACTCGCCAATAAATCTGTTCGTGAGGGACAAAAAGAAATTTTAAAGCTTTCCCCGCAAAAACCCTTGCCCCAAGAAACTCAAAAACAAGTCAGTCCCACACATACTCATGTGAGCTTTAACATGTCAGAACATTTAGAGCAAAAACTAGAAAGCCTGAAATCTCTATTGGGACCCAAAGCCTATAATATGTCTATGGCAGAGTTCATTGAAACCCTAGCTGATCTTGCCTCTGAAAAACTTCAAGAAAAGAAGTTTGGCAAAAAAAGAAGCGCCGAAGGCGTTTCTCATCAGCAATCTACAATTTCGAGTTCAACGACTCACGACACTGATTTAATTCTTCATAAAACAAGTTCAAGCTCTTGTAAAAAAACAACTCCTCCTACCCTGAACGTTCAGGGTGATTTGCAACAATCAACTTGTCATTATAAAGATCATTTTAATAAAAATCCTAGATATATTTCGCAAAAGATAAAGCACTATGTTTGGCATAGAGATAAAGCCCAGTGCACTCGATGTCATTCCACTACTAATTTACACTTAGATCATATCAAACCTGTGGCTCTAGGTGGGCAGACTCACGTGCATAATTTGCGACTGTTATGTTTTCACTGTAACCAGAGACATAGAATAAATATGAGACTTGGTGGCTGA
- the hutU gene encoding urocanate hydratase, protein MAARTVKAPTGTQLNCKGWLQEAAYRMIQNNLDPIVAEKPEDLIVYGGLGKAARNWESFDKILASLKDLENDETLLVQSGKPIGIIKTHSHSPRVLIANSNLVPKWANWDVFNELDQKGLMMYGQMTAGSWIYIGTQGIIQGTYESFVEAGRKYFNGNLKGKWILTAGLGGMGGAQPLAGVFAGCNVLAVEVDPERIEKRLKTKYVDEVATSYEDAKARIQKYNSEGKAVSVALCANMAEILPKFIADGFVPDILTDQTSAHDPLNGYIPVGYNLKQAEDLRKSDPKKYVELSKKSMGEHVKAMLKLKDMGAVTFDYGNNIRAMAQDVGVENAFDIPGFVPEFIRPLFCKGSGPFRWVALSGDPQDIYTTDEALKELFPHKTHLINWLEKARERIAFQGLPARICWLEYGEREKAGLLFNELVRTGKVKAPIVIGRDHLDCGSVASPNRETEAMKDGSDCVSDWPLLNAMVNTACGATWVSLHHGGGVGLGYSQHAGQVIVADGTALAEENLKRVLTADPAMGVFRHVDAGYEDAVQVAKERGVKSLWI, encoded by the coding sequence ATGGCCGCAAGAACTGTGAAAGCACCAACGGGGACTCAATTGAATTGCAAAGGCTGGTTGCAAGAGGCCGCCTATCGCATGATCCAAAACAATCTTGATCCCATTGTGGCAGAAAAACCCGAAGACTTAATCGTTTATGGGGGCCTAGGTAAAGCTGCCCGTAACTGGGAGTCTTTTGATAAAATTTTAGCCAGCCTTAAAGACCTGGAAAATGACGAGACTTTATTGGTTCAATCTGGAAAGCCTATTGGAATTATCAAAACTCATTCTCATTCTCCACGAGTTTTGATTGCAAACTCTAACCTTGTTCCTAAGTGGGCCAACTGGGATGTGTTTAACGAGTTAGATCAAAAAGGCCTAATGATGTATGGTCAGATGACCGCAGGTTCATGGATTTATATTGGAACTCAAGGAATCATTCAGGGTACATACGAATCCTTTGTCGAAGCGGGCCGCAAATACTTTAACGGTAATCTTAAAGGGAAATGGATTTTAACCGCAGGGCTTGGTGGAATGGGGGGAGCACAACCTCTAGCGGGAGTCTTTGCAGGATGTAATGTTTTAGCCGTAGAGGTGGACCCTGAAAGAATTGAAAAAAGATTAAAAACAAAATATGTGGATGAAGTGGCCACCTCTTATGAGGATGCGAAAGCCAGAATTCAAAAGTATAACTCTGAAGGCAAAGCCGTCAGTGTGGCTCTGTGTGCAAATATGGCAGAGATTTTGCCAAAATTTATTGCAGATGGTTTTGTGCCAGACATTTTAACCGATCAAACTTCAGCTCACGATCCTTTAAATGGTTACATCCCTGTGGGTTACAACTTAAAACAGGCCGAAGACTTAAGAAAATCCGATCCTAAAAAATATGTGGAGCTTTCAAAAAAATCTATGGGTGAGCATGTAAAAGCCATGTTGAAACTCAAAGACATGGGAGCTGTGACGTTTGATTACGGTAATAACATTCGCGCCATGGCTCAAGATGTGGGAGTGGAAAATGCGTTTGATATTCCAGGTTTTGTACCTGAATTTATTCGTCCTTTATTCTGTAAGGGAAGTGGTCCATTCAGATGGGTGGCTCTTTCTGGAGACCCTCAAGATATTTACACCACAGATGAGGCCTTAAAAGAGCTGTTCCCTCATAAAACTCACCTTATCAATTGGTTGGAAAAAGCCAGAGAGCGCATTGCTTTTCAAGGTTTGCCAGCACGTATCTGTTGGTTGGAATATGGTGAACGAGAAAAAGCAGGTCTATTGTTTAACGAACTTGTACGCACTGGAAAGGTCAAGGCTCCTATTGTGATTGGGCGTGACCATTTGGACTGTGGTTCTGTGGCGTCCCCGAATCGTGAAACGGAAGCCATGAAAGATGGTTCGGATTGTGTTTCGGATTGGCCTTTATTAAATGCCATGGTGAATACCGCTTGCGGGGCTACGTGGGTGAGTTTGCATCATGGCGGGGGTGTGGGCCTTGGATACAGTCAACACGCAGGACAAGTGATTGTGGCAGATGGAACAGCACTTGCCGAAGAAAATCTAAAGAGAGTCTTAACAGCAGACCCTGCAATGGGTGTGTTCAGACATGTGGATGCAGGTTATGAAGATGCTGTGCAAGTGGCTAAAGAACGTGGCGTGAAGTCGCTTTGGATTTAA
- the hutI gene encoding imidazolonepropionase: MMQVIRGAEEALTLKGVVQKDGRHVIEKDLGILSKPVVVKDKKQLLFVGTEKTFDTYYKQNKKQFKEYEKKKKLKEIHLDGGSLLPGFVESHTHSIFAGNRQNEFELRNQGVSYQEIAAQGGGIAYSVKQTRAASQDELEQTAQTRAKLFKAQGVVLLESKSGYGLEHKTEVKSLKAIHKMKLKGMNIVSTYLGLHGVPQGKDKSEYLQECFTKTIPYLAQNHLCQRADIFVEKNYFDTQDLEKLVEVIRPYGWSFCVHAEQLSHSGGIRKAVELGAQSVEHCVEASEDDIKALVKSSTVANLLPAADFYLRMKYPPARKMLDAGVKVALATDFNPGTSPTQSLNFVGVLSRLEMQMSRAEVLAAYTFNAASVLGKQKRYGALIDGYSSDILHSESSWADLFYQVGSSDQLNVL; this comes from the coding sequence ATGATGCAAGTGATTCGAGGAGCGGAGGAAGCTCTGACCCTTAAAGGTGTCGTGCAAAAAGACGGACGCCATGTAATTGAAAAGGACCTAGGCATTTTATCAAAACCCGTAGTGGTAAAAGATAAAAAACAACTGCTATTTGTCGGGACAGAAAAGACCTTTGATACCTATTACAAACAAAATAAAAAGCAATTCAAAGAATATGAGAAAAAGAAAAAGCTCAAAGAGATTCATTTAGATGGTGGAAGTTTACTACCTGGATTTGTTGAATCTCACACTCACAGCATTTTTGCAGGTAACAGACAGAATGAGTTTGAACTCAGAAATCAAGGTGTAAGTTATCAAGAGATTGCGGCTCAAGGCGGAGGCATTGCTTATTCTGTAAAACAAACCCGTGCGGCTTCTCAAGATGAATTGGAACAAACAGCCCAAACCCGAGCCAAACTGTTTAAGGCTCAGGGTGTGGTGCTGCTAGAAAGCAAAAGTGGTTATGGACTTGAACACAAAACGGAAGTGAAGTCTTTAAAAGCCATTCATAAAATGAAACTTAAGGGCATGAACATTGTGTCCACCTATTTGGGGTTGCATGGTGTACCTCAAGGTAAAGACAAGTCAGAATATTTACAAGAGTGCTTTACCAAAACTATTCCTTATCTGGCGCAAAACCACCTATGCCAAAGAGCCGACATCTTTGTGGAAAAAAATTATTTTGACACCCAAGATTTAGAAAAATTGGTTGAGGTTATTCGCCCTTATGGTTGGAGTTTTTGCGTTCATGCAGAACAGCTCAGTCATTCGGGAGGAATCCGTAAAGCTGTAGAACTCGGGGCACAGTCCGTCGAGCACTGCGTGGAAGCGTCAGAGGATGATATTAAAGCTCTGGTAAAAAGCTCCACAGTGGCTAATCTTTTACCTGCAGCCGATTTTTATTTGCGCATGAAGTATCCCCCAGCAAGAAAGATGTTAGATGCTGGGGTCAAGGTGGCTTTAGCCACAGATTTCAATCCTGGTACAAGTCCCACTCAGTCTTTGAATTTTGTAGGAGTGCTATCCCGTCTTGAAATGCAGATGAGCCGTGCCGAGGTGCTTGCGGCCTATACCTTTAACGCGGCTTCAGTACTTGGGAAACAGAAGCGATATGGAGCACTTATTGACGGATATTCCTCTGACATTCTTCACTCCGAATCCTCTTGGGCGGATTTGTTTTATCAAGTGGGTTCTTCTGATCAGTTGAATGTTTTGTAA